The DNA window GGTCCCACTCGTCGATGACGTTCGTCACCTCGCCCTTGTCGACGACCCACCCTTCCTCGGTGAGTTCGCCCGAGAGGCGGACGGTGACCTCGTAGTTGTGGCCGTGGGGGCGCGAGCACTTCCCGTCGTGGTGCATGAGCCGGTGACCCGCCGAGATGCGGATGGGCCGGTCGCCGCCGACGACGAGCTCTCGCTCACCCGCCGCGGCGACTGGGTCCGCCGACTGGGATATTCTCTGGGGCATATCCAGTGATTATCGGACGGCGGCATAAGTCGTTCGGCAGGCCCGGACCGTGAGAATTTGGCACAAACGATAGGACGATGGAGTCCACAGAGGCGTCTATGACCCGAGACGCCGTGGAGGCGGGGTTCGAGCGCTACCTCTCGGACCTCGTCGACGAGACGTACGAGGCCTTCGACGTGGCGGCCGTGCTCCGGGGGTCCCGAAGCGGCAGTTCCCGCGCGGTGAGCAAGCTCCTGAAGAACAGCCGGCCGCTGGAACGACACGTCGTTCGCCCGAAGCTCCGCGAGTACCAGCGGACCATCCTCCGGCAGTTCGACCCGGTACTGGACTACGCCGCCGACACCGAGTCGGACTTTGGGGCCTACGCCGACGAGGTGCTCGCCCGGGACCTCTACTGGGATACGCTCAGGCGGGATATCCGGAGCGAGCGCCGCGAGGAAATCAGGGAGCGGCTGCTGGCCCGCCAGCGGGCCTTCGGCGACGCCCTCGCGCCGCTGGTGGCGACCGACAGCGACGACTTCTTCGGGGCTGTGGTCGCGGCCTACGACCGCGAGGCGGCGCTGTCGATGGTCGAAGAGCACTTCGTGTTCACGACGCCGCTGCAGGAGGAACGCGAGGCCTTCGCCTTCGAACTGGCTATCGACCCCGGTGACGTCCTGGGCGGGCTCGCCCGGGCGCTCCCGAACCTGGAAGTCGATTTCACTGACGAGGCGCTGCGGTCGATGCGCCAGGCCGAGAAGCGGGTCATCCCGAAGGCGAAGACGGACATCGAGCAAGCATACGAGGAGTGACGCATACGTCTCATTCGACGGCGTTGAACGCCTCGGCGACGAGCGCCTCGTTGTACGTCCACAGGCCCTGATAGCGACCGTCGTCGGTCTCGCGGGCGATGAGCGCGCAGTTCTGGGCGCCGCTGTCGCCGTCGTCGAACAGGATGAACCAGTAGCGGTCGAGCTCCCCGTTTTCCGTGTGGAGCCGGACCGACGTGTCGGAAAGCGGGTCGCCATCGACCCCGCCCGGGACGTACAGATGGATGTCGATATCGGTCGTCGACAGCTCCTGGTAAACGGTCCGCTGTGCCTCGAACGCGTCGGCGCGCTGGAAGCCGGCGTGGAGGCGGCCGCGGCCAGTGCGCCACGCCCGGTCTTCCAGCTCACGGGAAGTCGCAAGCAGCTGCCGGCGGTCAAGCGAGACGAAGACGGTGTCGTCGAGCAGTTCGTACACGATACGGTGTTTCCGGGCGAGCGAGTCCAGGTCCTCCGGGCGGCGAATCGGCGGGGTGAGAAACGAAAGCAGGTCCGCGAGCGAAATCGCCCCCTGGAACTCCCCGCCGTCTCTGACGACGACGAAGGCCTCGCTACTGATAGCCGGGAGCTGCCGGTGGTCGATGGTCAGATTGCGCGTCGCCAGCGCGTCCGCGAGTTCGCTCCCGCTGTCGTCGGGCGCGTAGACGATGACTCGCTTTTCCCGGCTGGCGACGTCCGAGAGAATCTGCCCGAAGCTCATCAGGCGGGTTCGTTCTCCGCAACCGCCGAGTCGTACTCCCCGGCGAACGCCACCAGCTCCTCGACCGGCTCCGGATAGGTGGTTCGCGCTATCTCCTCGTCCTCGCAGGTGACCAGCCCGGCATCGGCAAGCAGCGGGAGGTGAGCGTGGACGAGTTCTATCTTGACCTTCGCCCACTCGTCGGGCCCCGCGGGCCCGTCAGCGGTGCTCTGCCAGCCGACGAGAACGTCGGTGAGTTCGTCTATCGTCATCGTCGACTGGGCCGGCAACGCCGCCAGTAGACGACGGCGTTTGCTGCTGGCCAGCGCCTTGAAGAGTTCGTCGAGCGGCGGGTAGTCGACATCACTACTGCTGGCGGAAAAATCCAGCCCGGTCAGTTGGTTTTCTGGGGCGGTCATGGTATCGTTGTCTCCGTTTTGACCGACACCGCTAATATATGTTATTCAAAAAGAATCATTGACTTGCCGACCTACTGGTGGCAGATAGTTACGGACATCTCACCAGTACTGTAGAGGGCAGTCGGCGTGAACGAAAGTTTCTGTACGTCTTGGGTAGAATGTCGACATCGAGTGTGGAACAAAATAGTCTAGCGGAAAGGACCGGAAAAATGTGCAGTGCGCGCCCGATAGAGTGGTGAAACGAAACCGACGCCAGCTTACGGGGATTCGCTCGTCTCGAGCGTGAACTCTTCGGTGGGGTAGGCCACACAGGTCAGACAGTAGCCCTCCTCCATGTCGTCGTCCATCAGCGAATCGTTCTGGCTGTGGCGGATGTACTCCTCAGCGGGCCCGTCGGTGATCTGGCCGGCACAGGAGATACACTGCCCCTCGCGGCAGGCGTAGGGGAGGTCCCACCCTTCCTCTTCGCCGGCCTCGAGCAGGTTCTCGTTGTTGGCGACCTCGATGGTCTCGCCCTCCTTCGCGAACTCGATTTCGTAGTACTCGACCTCGTCGTCGGCGATGGCGTCGGGGTCGAAGCCGGCTTCCTCTTCTTCCTCCTCGGACTCGCCGAGTTCGCCCTCGGCCTCGCCGGCCGGAATCGCCGCCGCGCTGCCGCCACCGATACCGCGGTTGTACGGCTCCGGGAAGTCAGTCTCCGGAACCGTCGCGGCCCGCTGTTCGAGGACCTCCTGCGAGATGTCCTCCGGTGCCTCCCAGCCAGTCCCCTTCGCGTAGTGTAGGGCTACGACGATGAGGGTAAGCGTGAGCCCGGAGAGGACGCCTACGAATGATACCATATCGGTGGCTTTGGAGTACTGATTTAATTAGCTGTTGTTTTTTCGGCCACAGCGTCGGCCGATGGCAGACCAGCCGCTATCCGAAACGCTTTATTTCGGGTTTTGAAATCCATATTTATGGGGTTCAGAGAACAGTGGGCCGAACTCGGTACAGGTGTGAAGGTTATCATCGGGCTCGTGCTTCTCGTCGGCCTGATCCCGCTCCTGGTTATCCTCGCGGCGATAGTCGCCTCGTTCGTGCTCGGATTCGGTAGCGGCGGCGAGGCTGCGGCGGCCCCACAGGCTTCGTGGGGATACGAGTACAACGAGACGAACGAATCGTCGGGTAAACTCACTATCATCCACGAGGGGGGCGACTCCATCGAGGTGTCGAAGCTCACCGTGGAAGTCGGGTCAGACACTGTCGACTGGGACGCCGATTCAGAGCGGATCAGTGTCGGTGACAGCACCACAGTCGAGGCCGGACCTGACGAGGTTGTCAGAGTCGTGTGGAGAAGTGGCGGAGAGGAGACGATTATCGGAGAGTGGGACGGACAGGGCTACTGAGTAACGGGCACTAGCTCTCACGATGTTAGGCGGCACTACACGCGATGGTAGCGAAACCAGCGATTTCGCTCACTTCCGATGGACTCCGTCCATCGACCTTCACGAACGCTGCGTGTTCGTTCACTTCCGATGAACGAAGTTCATCGGCGTTCGCGAACCCTTCCGGGTTCGCTCACTTCCGGGAGACGACACGCGTCTCCCGTTGTTCGCAGAACCTGCGGTTCTACTCACTCCCTGCGGGGAACCTCGTGGCGACCGAACCCGTAGCGGAGCCGGCTTGCGAGCCGCCGCGAGAAGCGGCCGTCGTCGGCCCGCGAGCCGAAGCGTTCACCGAGTGCCTGGTAGATGAGCGGCACCGGCACTTCCTGTTCCAGTGCCTCCTGGACGGTCCAGGTCCCCGTCGACCCACCCTCGACGCGGTCGGCCACGTCGCCGAGGTCGTTGCCCTCCTCGCGGAACGCCTCCTCACACAGTTCCAGCAGCCACGAGCGGATGACGGCGCCGTTGTTCCAGGTGCGCGCGACGGCTTCCAGGTCGAGGTCGTAGCGGCCGTTGGCCAGCAGCTCGAACCCCTCGCCGTAGGTCTGCATCAGCGCGTACTCGACGCCGTTGTGGATCATTTTGACGTAGTGGCCCGAGCCGGCCGGGCCCATGCGGTCGTGGCCCTCGGGCCCGGTCGCGACGGCGTCGAAGACCGGCACGAGTTCGTCGTAGGCCCACTGCTTCCCGCCGACCATCAGCGAGAAGCCAAGCTCCGCGCCGGCGGGGCCGCCGGAGGTGCCACAATCGAGATACGCCGCTTTCGTCTTCGCCGCTCGGCGGACGGAGTCCTCGAAGTGGGAGTTGCCGCCGTCGACGACGACGTCGTTGCGGTCGACGTGTGGTTCCAGTTCGTCCAGTGCCGCGTCGACGGGGTCGCCAGCGGGGACCATCAGCCAGATGCGCTTGTCGCCCGACAGCGACTGCGCGAGGTCCGGGATAGAGTCCGCAGGCTGTGCCCCTGCGTCGGCGGCGTCGGCGACCGCCTCCTCGTCGATATCGAAGACGACCACGTCGTGACCCGCGTCCAGCACGCGGTCGACGACGATGCGTCCCATGCGTCCGAGTCCGATGACGCCTAGTTCCATACTCTGGCCTCAGCGAGCGGGCAGGTAGGGATTGCGATTCGGGCCGGTGCGACGGCAGGTCACCCGATAGTCAGCATCTCGTACCCCTCGTCGGCCAGGTCGGCGACCGACGGCGCGTGTTCGGTCTCGTCGCTGAGGAGCTCGATTCCGGACCGCTCGCAGGCCTCGACGACGTCGAACGCGTTCGCACAGTAGCCACAGGCACCGGCGAGCAGTCCCCGCTGTTCTATCTGTTCCCAGTCGTAGCTGAACGGAAGGTCCGGGCGCTCCTCGAACGCGGAGGGCCACTTGGTCGCCTGCCCGTCGAGGAACACCTGAACCTCGTAGCCGGCGTCGTCGAACTCCAGCGCGTAATTGAATGCGTTGTTGGCGACAGGGGCGTTGTCTGGCCCGGCGGAAAGTAGTATCGCGTACCTGTTCTCCGTCGCTGTGTCGTCCGAGCCGCCGGCGAATGCGTCGAGCAGTCCCATGTATACTCATGGAAAACTGCCGCGGTGTCGGATAAGTGGTTTCCAGATTCACACCCAATTTTGTCCCGTCTTGGGGCTGCTGGCCGTCTCTCTGTTGGCCAACCACACTCATCCACTGGGCGGTACCCTTTCGACCCCGGCTACCCTCTCCTCGTCCATGGACGAACGCGTACGCGAACACGCACGCACACTGGTCGAGTGGAGCGCACGCATCGAAGACGGGGACGACGTCGTCCTCGAGGTCGGCGAGGGCGCCCACGACCTGGGCGTCACCGTCGCCGAGCAGCTGGGCGAGAAAGGCGCGAACCTGCTTGCGACGTATCGTTCGCCGGAGCTCCAGCGGGCCTACCTCCGGGCCCACGACGGCGACTTCGAGGCCGACCCCGGCCACGAACTGGCGCTGTACGAGGCCGCCGACAGCGTTCTCATCCTGAAGGGGTCGAACAACACTGCCGGCAGCGCGGACGTGCCCGGTGACGTTCGGCAGGCCCACTCGAAGGCCCGCCAGGCCATCCGGGAAGCCCGCCTCGACACCGACTGGGTCTCGACCCAGCACCCGACGCGGGCGATGGCCCAGCAGGCCGGGATGGCCTACGCCGAGTATCAGGAGTTCGTCTACGACGCGACGCTGCGGGACTGGGAGGCGCTGGCCGAGGAGCAAGCGAGACTCAAGGACATCCTCGACGACGGCGAGACGGTCCGCATCCGAAACGAGGGAACGGACCTCACCCTGGACATCGGGGACCGTATCGCGGTCAACTCCGCGGCTAGCGTCGCCTACGACTCCCACAACCTCCCGTCGGGCGAGGTCTTTACCGCCCCGGCCGACACCGCCGGCGTCGTCACCTTCGACGTGCCGATGACCATCCAGGGCCGTCGCGTGCGCGACGTGAAACTGACGTTCAAGGACGGCGTCGTGGTCGACTACGCGGCCGAACAGGGCGCCGACGTCATCGAGGAGGTGTTAGAGACCGACGGCGGTTCGCGACGGCTGGGCGAGCTGGGCATCGGGATGAACCGCGGCGTCGACCGGGTCACCGACAACATCCTCTTCGACGAGAAGATGGGCGGTACCGTCCATCTGGCGCTGGGGCGGGCCTACGACGCCTGCCTGCCCGAGGGCGAGGCCGGCAACGACAGCGCGGTCCACGAGGACCTCATCACCACGATGGGCGAGGGGTCGCGTCTGGAGGTCGACGGCGAGACGGTGCAGGTCGACGGGCAGTTTGTGTGGGAGTGAGCGAACCCCGAGGATTTCGCGAACGCCGATGAACGTAGTTCGTCGGAAGTGAGCGGAGCCGCAGGCTCCGCGAGAACCGCCGGAGGGAAGCGCTGTCGCTCCGATGTCGTCAGTTAAATCCGCGAAAGGGGTGGGGGGTGGGGGGTGGTGGCACCCAAAGTGGGTGCAGTCGGTGCTTCGACAGTGGTGGTAAAGAAGGTTCCGGCCGAGGTGTTGCGGTTTTCGTTACTCGAATGACGAATCCTCCCCGCGGCGATAACACATATGTGCCGCCACCGCATACCACTGCCCGTGACGACGGTGTCGTCGGACGGCGCGAACGGCGTCGCCGACATCCGTATTCGCACGGCCGAACGGGCGGACCTGCTGGCGATACACCGCATCGAGCAGGCGGTGTTCCCCCAGCCCTGGCCGTTCTCGGCGCTGGAGAGCTATCTGGGGGAGTCGGGCTTTCTCGTCGCCGAGACCGACACCGACGAGGCTCGCGTCGCCGGCTACGTCATCGCCGACACCGTCCCCAATCACGGGACGCCGCTGGGCCACGTCAAGGACCTCGCAGTCTGTGAGGAACACCGGCGTGAAGGCGTCGCGACGGCGCTCTTGCGTCGGGCGCTCTCCAAGCTGGAGTCGGTCGGCGCGGACTCGGCCAAGCTGGAGGTCCGGGCCGAAAACGAGGAGGCACTCCGACTCTACCGCCAGTTCGGCTTCGAACACCGCAAGACCATCCCGAACTACTACAGCAACGGCGAGGACGCGCTTGTGATGGTCCGGTTGCTGTAGTCGTTGCTGTCTGAACCGACGATACCCGCGGTCCAGCGCACGTCGAATCAGACCCGATTTATGACGGCAGCCCCTCCACACAGCTACCATGGGATACGCCTGTCCAGTCTGTTCGGACCCGCAGGCCGACGCCACGCATCTGGCGAACCACCTCGCCTTCACCGCGCTGACCGGCGGCGACGACCACGAGGCGTGGCTGGACGACCACGTCCCCGAGTGGGGGCAGTTCGGCGAGACGGAACTGGCCGAGCACGTGGTCGACCACGCCGAGGAGCGGGAGTTCCCGCAGGTGTTCGAGGAGAGTGGTACGGGTGAGCACGCTCCCGACGACCTGCCATCGGGCGCAGACAGCCACCGCGGCGCGGCGTCGGTGAGTGACGAGGACGCCGAAGTGCTCGCGGAGGCCCGCGAGCTGACAAAGGAGATGCTCGAAGCGGAGGACGAAGACGCGGGCGAAGACGAAACCCAGTAATCCCGCGAGTGTCTACGAGCGGGCATGGAGACCGAGGGGCAGTTCTCGCCGTCGACAGCCGCTGTGGCGCGTGACCGCTACGAGTCGCTGGGCTCGACCGCACAGGTCGTCGTCAAGGAGGTCGCCAAGGCGATGGGCCTCGACAAAGCGGAGTACCGCGAGCGGGTCACTGGCGAGGTCGTCGAGACGGCCCGGGACGTACTCTTTGCGGAGTCGCTCGCGGTGACGGTCGGCAGCCGCGAGGAGTTCGACGCGTGGCGCGACGAGACGGACCACGAGGTCGAGGTCATCGGCGCGGACAACGTCGACAACGTCGTCTGGCACGCCCCCGACTTCGCCGAGACGGCCGTCGCCGCGACCTACCAGTCCGAACGCGACGCCGCCGTCGGCACGCTCCGCCGGCAGGCCTTCGGCCGCATCTACAGCGAGGTCGTCTGATGCGCCGGGTCACCCGGAACTTCCTGCTGGCGATGGCTG is part of the Haloarcula salinisoli genome and encodes:
- a CDS encoding 6-pyruvoyl trahydropterin synthase family protein is translated as MPQRISQSADPVAAAGERELVVGGDRPIRISAGHRLMHHDGKCSRPHGHNYEVTVRLSGELTEEGWVVDKGEVTNVIDEWDHRFLVEDGDPLVEAFEASGDGNALVVLDHPPTAEVMATVLESRLTDRLPDTVSDVRVTVRETSELCTR
- a CDS encoding aminopeptidase; protein product: MDERVREHARTLVEWSARIEDGDDVVLEVGEGAHDLGVTVAEQLGEKGANLLATYRSPELQRAYLRAHDGDFEADPGHELALYEAADSVLILKGSNNTAGSADVPGDVRQAHSKARQAIREARLDTDWVSTQHPTRAMAQQAGMAYAEYQEFVYDATLRDWEALAEEQARLKDILDDGETVRIRNEGTDLTLDIGDRIAVNSAASVAYDSHNLPSGEVFTAPADTAGVVTFDVPMTIQGRRVRDVKLTFKDGVVVDYAAEQGADVIEEVLETDGGSRRLGELGIGMNRGVDRVTDNILFDEKMGGTVHLALGRAYDACLPEGEAGNDSAVHEDLITTMGEGSRLEVDGETVQVDGQFVWE
- a CDS encoding DICT sensory domain-containing protein; this encodes MSFGQILSDVASREKRVIVYAPDDSGSELADALATRNLTIDHRQLPAISSEAFVVVRDGGEFQGAISLADLLSFLTPPIRRPEDLDSLARKHRIVYELLDDTVFVSLDRRQLLATSRELEDRAWRTGRGRLHAGFQRADAFEAQRTVYQELSTTDIDIHLYVPGGVDGDPLSDTSVRLHTENGELDRYWFILFDDGDSGAQNCALIARETDDGRYQGLWTYNEALVAEAFNAVE
- a CDS encoding DUF5810 domain-containing protein, coding for MGYACPVCSDPQADATHLANHLAFTALTGGDDHEAWLDDHVPEWGQFGETELAEHVVDHAEEREFPQVFEESGTGEHAPDDLPSGADSHRGAASVSDEDAEVLAEARELTKEMLEAEDEDAGEDETQ
- a CDS encoding type IV pilin N-terminal domain-containing protein, producing MGFREQWAELGTGVKVIIGLVLLVGLIPLLVILAAIVASFVLGFGSGGEAAAAPQASWGYEYNETNESSGKLTIIHEGGDSIEVSKLTVEVGSDTVDWDADSERISVGDSTTVEAGPDEVVRVVWRSGGEETIIGEWDGQGY
- a CDS encoding 2Fe-2S iron-sulfur cluster-binding protein; translation: MVSFVGVLSGLTLTLIVVALHYAKGTGWEAPEDISQEVLEQRAATVPETDFPEPYNRGIGGGSAAAIPAGEAEGELGESEEEEEEAGFDPDAIADDEVEYYEIEFAKEGETIEVANNENLLEAGEEEGWDLPYACREGQCISCAGQITDGPAEEYIRHSQNDSLMDDDMEEGYCLTCVAYPTEEFTLETSESP
- a CDS encoding DsrE family protein gives rise to the protein MGLLDAFAGGSDDTATENRYAILLSAGPDNAPVANNAFNYALEFDDAGYEVQVFLDGQATKWPSAFEERPDLPFSYDWEQIEQRGLLAGACGYCANAFDVVEACERSGIELLSDETEHAPSVADLADEGYEMLTIG
- the gnd gene encoding phosphogluconate dehydrogenase (NAD(+)-dependent, decarboxylating); protein product: MELGVIGLGRMGRIVVDRVLDAGHDVVVFDIDEEAVADAADAGAQPADSIPDLAQSLSGDKRIWLMVPAGDPVDAALDELEPHVDRNDVVVDGGNSHFEDSVRRAAKTKAAYLDCGTSGGPAGAELGFSLMVGGKQWAYDELVPVFDAVATGPEGHDRMGPAGSGHYVKMIHNGVEYALMQTYGEGFELLANGRYDLDLEAVARTWNNGAVIRSWLLELCEEAFREEGNDLGDVADRVEGGSTGTWTVQEALEQEVPVPLIYQALGERFGSRADDGRFSRRLASRLRYGFGRHEVPRRE
- the rimI gene encoding ribosomal protein S18-alanine N-acetyltransferase, which gives rise to MTTVSSDGANGVADIRIRTAERADLLAIHRIEQAVFPQPWPFSALESYLGESGFLVAETDTDEARVAGYVIADTVPNHGTPLGHVKDLAVCEEHRREGVATALLRRALSKLESVGADSAKLEVRAENEEALRLYRQFGFEHRKTIPNYYSNGEDALVMVRLL
- a CDS encoding DUF5809 family protein, yielding METEGQFSPSTAAVARDRYESLGSTAQVVVKEVAKAMGLDKAEYRERVTGEVVETARDVLFAESLAVTVGSREEFDAWRDETDHEVEVIGADNVDNVVWHAPDFAETAVAATYQSERDAAVGTLRRQAFGRIYSEVV
- a CDS encoding ArsR/SmtB family transcription factor translates to MTAPENQLTGLDFSASSSDVDYPPLDELFKALASSKRRRLLAALPAQSTMTIDELTDVLVGWQSTADGPAGPDEWAKVKIELVHAHLPLLADAGLVTCEDEEIARTTYPEPVEELVAFAGEYDSAVAENEPA